In Xanthomonas fragariae, the genomic window TGGAAGGCGATTCGGTCACCATCGATGCACCGGCCGGCCAGCGCGAATACGAAGTCGTCAGCGTCGCGTATTTAGATTGATCGGCGCGATTGGCCGATGACCACTGCAACGCTGCTGCTGCCGGAAAAGCGCCGTCTATCCGGAACATTGGGCAACACGGTGGTGGCGCGTGCGCTTGCGCGCGCGGCGCAGCACAGCGCGGAGGCTGGCGAAGTGGCGCAATTGCAGCGCCATTTCACTTTGACGCCTGCGCATTGGCCGGTCGCCGCACTGACCCGTCAGCTGGATGCCGGCGATGCGGCCGGCGCAACCTGGGTGCGTGCCGATCCGGCCTATGTGGTGCCGGATATGCAGGGCGCACGCTTGATGGGCTACGGCGAGGCGCTCGGCTCCACGGCGGAAGACATGGCGATGCTGTTGCCAATCCTTAAGCCGATGTTCGGCGATGCGGGGTTTTTGCTGGATGCGCCGACGCCGTCGCGCTGGTATCTGCGCCTGTCGCCGGATGCCAAGCTGCCGGACTTTGCCCCTCCGGATGTTGCGATCGGCGATGACTTGCTCGAGCATCTGCCCGCTGGCGATCTCGGTCGGCGCTGGCGTGCGTTGTTGACCGAAGCGCAGGTGCTGCTACATCAGCATCCTTGGAACGCGGGCCGCGTTGCCAGCGGCAAACCGGCGATCAATTCGCTGTGGTTCTGGGGTGGTGGTGTGTTGCCGCATGCGGTGACTTCTCCACATCGCCAGGTGCGTAGCCGCGAGTCGCTATTGCGTGCGCTGGCCTTGGCGGCCGGTGCCGATGCGCAGCGCGAACAACGCGTCGATGCGCTGGTCGATCTGCGTCATTTGCGTTCGCTGCAGCAGTTCAGCGACGACGCGATGGCACCGCTGCTTGCGGCAATGGCAAGCGGCGAACTGGATCGGTTGGTGCTGGATTTCCAGGACGGCGAAACCGTGTCGCTCACGCACGCGCAGCGCTGGCGGTTCTGGCGCAAGCCGCGGTTGCAGCTGGCGCAATGACGTCGAGCCCGCGGATCGTCCGGCGCCCGTCTGGGCAGGCAGGAAGCTGGCCCGATGCCATGTTGCCGCTGCTGCGCCGCATTTACGCTGCGCGCGGTGTCACCGATGCGCAGGGCGCGCAACCGCGGCTGGGTCAGTTGCTGTCGCCGGACCTGCTGCACAACAGTGGCGTTGCCGCCAACTTGCTGGCCGATGCGATCGCACAGCAGCGACGCATCCTGATTGTTGGAGATTTCGATTGCGATGGCGCAACTGCCTGCGCGGTCGGCGTGCGCGGTTTGCGCATGCTCGGCGCGCCGGACGTGCATCACGCGGTGCCCAATCGCATGGTGCACGGGTATGGCCTGTCGCCCGCACTGGTCGACGAACTGGCTGCGCTGCAGCCGGATGTGCTGGTCACCGTCGATCACGGCATCGCCTGTCATGCGGGTGTCGCCGCGGCCAAGGCGCGTGGCTGGGCGGTGCTGGTCACCGACCACCATCTGCCGGGCAAAGTATTGCCGCCGGCCGATGCGATCGTCGATCCGAATCTGGCCGACGATCCTTTTCCGAGCAAGTCTTTGGCCGGCGTCGGCGTGATCTTTTACGTGCTGCTGGCATTGCGCGGCGTGTTGCGCACGCGCGGCGCATTTGCCGGGCGTACCGAACCGGATCTGTCGGTGTTGCTGGATCTGGTTGCCGTAGGCACCGTCGCCGATCTGGTGCCGCTGGACACCAATAACCGTGCGCTGGTTTCGGCTGGTCTGCGTCGCTTGCGCGAGGGCAAAGGGTGTATCGGTCTGCGTGCCTTGATCGATGCCAGCGGTCGCGACGTGGCGCGTTTATGTGCCAGCGATATCGGGTTCGCACTTGGTCCGCGTCTCAACGCGGCCGGTCGGCTCGAAGACATGGCTTTGGGAATCGAGTTGTTGCTCAGCGACGACTGGAGCCAGGCGCGCGCGATTGCCGGCACCCTGGAAGAGATCAACGCCGAGCGCCGCGCGGTACAGCAGTTGATGACCGACGATGCCGAGCAAGCCGTCACCAAGGTGATGTTGGATGCCCACGGCGAACTGCCGATCGCCGCGTGCCTGTTCGATGCCGAATGGCATCCGGGCGTGATCGGCCTGGTGGCGTCCAAACTCAAGGACCGGCTGCATCGTCCAGTGATCGCGCTGGCGCCAGCGGAGCCGGGCAGCAGCCAATTGCGCGGCTCGGCGCGGTCGATTCCCGGCCTGCATATTCGCGATGTGCTGGCCGCAGTGGATGCGCGCCATCCCGGCGTGATCCAGAAGTTCGGCGGCCACGCGATGGCGGCCGGCCTGAATCTGGATCATGCCGCGCTGGCCACGTTTGAACAGGCGTTCCGTTCGCAAGTGCAAACCATGGTGGATGCCTCGCTGCTGCATGCCGAATTGCATAGCGATGGCGAACTGGCTGCGCACGAACTCGATCATGTGCATGCCGAGGCGCTGCGGGTGGCCGGACCGTGGGGGCAGGGCTTTCCCGAGCCGCTGTTCGATGGCCACTTCGAGGTGCTGCAGTGTCGCGTGCTCAAGGAACGCCACCTCAAGTTGACGCTGCGTTGCCCCGGTCGCGCCGAACCGCTCAACGCCATTCACTTCAATGGTTGGCGCGGCAGCGAACCGGGACGCATGGTGAGGCTGGCCTATCGTCTGGTCAGCGACGATTATCGCGGCGGCACCGCGGTGCAATTGATCGTCGAGCACTGCGAACCGGCGATGGCGAGTGCTTGATCGATGCGTCGGTGGGTTGGGTTGCTTGCAGTTGGCGATCAATCGGCCGCGTGAGGTGAGGACCTTGATCACCAGCGTCGGCAATTTCCACGCAACATCTTGCCGCTGTCCGGCACGGGCCAGGTGTCATGCAGTGGTCGCTATCTGTCGCCGCTCCGCCCGGCTGCCGGCCACGCCGAGGCGCCGGCGATGCTGAGAGTGGCGGGCTTAACAGTGCCGCCACCGCGTTCCGCCGCGCGCTTGCTAAACTAACGCGCTCGTTCCCCGGAAGTCCTTCATGATCGAAACCAATCTGATCCGCCAGCGCATCACCGATCTCAGCGATCGCGTGCTCTCGCTCAGGGGGTATCTTTGACTACGACGTCAAGAAAGAACGTCTAGAGGAAGTTGGCCGGGAGCTTGAAAGTCCCGAGGTGTGGAACGATGCCGAGCGCGCGCAGGCGCTGGGTCGCGAGCGCTCCATGTTGGAAAAGACCGTCATCGGCATTGCCGATGCGCTGGCTGGTCTGGCTGACGCGGGCGATCTGCTGGAACTGGCCGAGAGCGAACAGGACGAAGACACCGCAGTGGCGGTGATCGCCGATCTGGATGCATACCAGGCGCATGTAGAAAAGCTGGAATTCCAGCGTATGTTCTCCGGCCAGATGGACGGCGCAAACGCGTTTGTCGACATCCAGGCTGGTGCGGGCGGCACCGAAGCGCAGGACTGGGCTGAGATTTTGCTGCGCATGTATCTGCGCTGGGCCGAGTCGCGCGGCTGGAAAACCGAGTTGATGGAAGTGTCCGGCGGCGACGTGGCGGGCATCAAGTCGGCCACGATCCGGGTCGAAGGCGAGTTCGCCTATGGTTGGTTGAAGACCGAAATCGGCGTGCACCGGCTGGTGCGCAAGTCACCATTCGACTCGGACAATCGCCGGCATACCAGTTTCACCTCGGTGTTCGTGTCGCCGGAAGTGGACGACAACATCAAGATCGACATCAATCCGGCCGATCTGCGTACCGACGTGTATCGCTCCTCCGGCGCCGGTGGCCAGCACGTCAACAAGACCGAGTCGGCGGTACGTATCACGCACATTCCGACCAATACCGTGGTCGCCTGTCAGACCGGGCGTAGTCAGCACCAGAACCGCGACAATGCGATGAAAATGCTGGCCGCCAAGCTATACGAACTGGAAGTGCAAAAGCGCAACGTCGAGCGCGACGCGCTTGAAGCCACCAAGTCCGACATTGGTTGGGGCAGCCAGATCCGTAACTACGTGCTCGATCAGAGCCGCATCAAGGATCTGCGCACCGGTGTCGAACGCAGCGATACGCAGAAAGTGCTCGATGGCGATCTGGACGAATTCGTCGAGGCCAGCCTGAAAGCAGGTCTGGCGGCGGGTTCCAAACGCCTGGATGCCTGATCGCAGCACGACGTGGAGGTGTCTGCATCGACGTCGCGCAGCGCACTGCGGCGATGCTGGCTTCGCAAAGGCTGCAGACAGCGCGGCAATCAGGCATACCGCTGACCGCCTACACGTCCCAGTTCCATCGTAAGAGCAGGGGCCGGCAACGCCGGTTCCTCATTCCCCACCGGGCACGCGCCCGACCCACAGCAGATCGATTCCCGCCATGACCGAGCAGACCCCCGCGACGCAGATCCCCGCCGACGAGAACAGCCTCATCGCCGAGCGTCGCGCGAAACTGGGCGCGTTGCGCGGCCTGGGTATCGCCTATCCCAACGACTTCGTACGCGAACACTTCGCTGGCGACTTGCAGACCGAATTCGCCGATACCGAGACCTGGACGCCCGAGGCGCTGGAAGCCAGCGGACGCACCGTCAAGATGGCCGGCCGTTTGATGGCCAAGCGGGTGATGGGCAAGGCCAGCTTTGCGCAGATCCAGGACGAATCCGGGCGCGTGCAGCTGTTCTTGCAGGGCAATGTGCTCGGCGATGCCTACGTTGCGTTCAAGGGGTGGGATGTGGGCGACATCGTGGCGGTGGAGGGTGGCTTGACCCGCACCAAGACCGGCGAACTGTCGGTCAAGGCCACGGCGCTGCGGCTGCTGACCAAGTCGCTGCGTCCGCTGCCGGACAAGTGGCACGGGTTGTCGGACGTGGAGCAGCGTTATCGCCAGCGCTATGTCGATCTGATCGTGACCCCGGAAGCGCGCGAGGTCTTCATCAAGCGCTCCAAGATTATCCGTGCGATACGCGCCTGGCTGGATGCGCGCCGTTTCCTTGAAGTGGAAACGCCGATGATGCATTACATCCCTGGCGGCGCCACCGCCAAGCCGTTCACCACCCACCACAACGCGCTGGATCTGGATCTGTACCTGCGCGTGGCCCCGGAGCTGTATCTCAAGCGCCTGGTCGTTGGTGGGCTGGAGCGCGTCTACGAAATCAACCGCAATTTCCGAAACGAAGGCGTGTCGACCCGGCACAACCCCGAGTTCACCATGCTTGAGCTCTACGAGGCGTATGCCACCTATTACGAGATCATGGCGCTGACCGAGCAGATGATCCGCGACACCGCACAGTCGGTGCTCGGCACCACGCAGGTGAGCTGGGACGGTGCCGACATCGATCTGGCGCCGGCTTTCCGGCGCTGGCGTATGGATGAGGCCGTTCGGCATCACAATCCGGAGATCAGCGCGGCCGATTGCACCGATCGCGAGGCGCTGCTGCGGCATTGCGAACGGCTGAAGATCCGGGTCAAGCCGTCGTACGGCTGGGGCAAGCTGTTGCTGGAAATCTTCGAAGCCACGGTGGAACACACCTTGGTGCAACCGACCTTCATTACCGACCATCCGATCGAAGTGTCGCCATTAGCGCGTTCCAGCGACACCGAGCCGGGTTACACCGATCGCTTCGAGCTTTTCATCAACGGCAAGGAGCTGGCCAACGGCTTCTCCGAGCTCAATGACCCCGAAGATCAGGCTGCGCGCTTCCAGGCGCAGGTGCAGGCCAAGGACGGTGGCGACGACGAAGCGATGCATTACGACGCCGACTACATCCGTGCGTTGGAGTACGGCATGGCGCCGACCGGCGGCTTGGGTATTGGCATCGACCGTCTGGTGATGCTGCTGACCGGCAGCACCTCGATACGCGACGTCCTGCTGTTCCCGTACATGCGTCCGGAAGCCTGACTTTTTTGTGCTGTCGGCGTGCCGAAGGCACAGTTACTGCATATGCTAGGACAGAGCCGCGAACAGCGTACTGTTCGGGGAGTCGGCACAGGGGGCGGCATCACCGCTTTTCCGTTCTCGAGATAGAGGAGCAACGGCTATGCAGGATGTTTTAGGAACTCCGGGCGGCGTCTCGTCGACGGATACATGGGAAAGCTGGTCGGAAAAGGCGGATCTGGGATTGAACATCGTCATTGTCGATGACCAGATGTCTGCGCGGACGATGCTGCGCCATGTCATCGAGGACATTGCGCCGGAATTGAAGGTCTACGACTTCGGTGATCCGCTCGACGCGCTGGCGTGGTGCGAAGCCGGGCGCGTGGACCTGTTGCTGCTCGACTACCGCATGCCCGGCATGGATGGTCTGGAGTTCGCACGCCGTCTGCGCCGTCTGCCCAGCCACCGCGATATTCCGATCATCCTGATCACTATCGTCGGCGACGAGCCGGTTCGCCAGGCCGCATTGGAAGCCGGTGTGATCGATTTCCTGGTCAAGCCGATCCGCCCGCGCGAACTGCGCGCGCGTTGCTCCAATCTGTTGCAGCTACGTCAGCAGAGCGAGAGCGTCAAGCAACGCGCGCTGTCGTTGGAACAGCGCCTGCTGGCCAGCATGAACGAGGTCGAAGAACGCGAACGCGAAACGCTGTCACGGCTGGCGCGCGCGATCGAATATCGGGACTCCGGTACCAACGCGTTTTTGGAGCGCATGTCGCATGTCGCTGGACTGATCGCCGAGCAACTGGGGCTGCCGGAAGAAGAAGTGCGCATCATCGAGATGGCCGCGCCGCTGCACGACATGGGCAAGATCGCCATTCCCGATTCGGTGCTGCTCAAGCCGGGCAAGCTCACCGAAGACGAGATGAGCATCATGAAGCGCCATCCCCGCATCGGCTATGAGCTGCTCAGCGGCAGCCAGAATCGTTTTATCCAGGTCGGTGCGTTGATTGCACTGCGTCACCATGAGCGCTACGACGGCACTGGCTATCCGGACGGCTTGTTCGGCGAAGCGATTCCGCTGGAAGCGCGCATCGTGGCGGTGGCCGACGTGTTCGACGCCCTGCTGTCGCAGCGCCCGTACAAGGAGGCTTGGACGATGGATGCCGCGCTGGCCTATCTGTATGCACAACGCGGCCGCCTGTTCGACCCTCGCTGTGTGGACGCGCTGTTGCGTGGCCGCGCGCAGCTGGATCAGATCTGCGGGGAGTTCTCCACCGCATCGGCGCGGCCCGGGGTGTGAGGTGAGGTTGGCGCGTGGTCAACTGCGTGATCAACTCGCCAAGCGTACCGACAGCGAGCACGGCCAGGCGTCGGTACGCATCGCGATGATCTTGGTAATCGTCGCGTACAGCGTGCGGTCTGCCAGCCAGTGGCAGGTCTTCCGACACCAATTGCATCAGCTGTTCTGGCTGATCGCGATCGGCAAGAAGGTGGCGCTGCTGATCGTTGTGTGGAGTGTTGCCATGCCGAAAAAATTATACCTGCGTCGCACGCTGGGGATGCAGTCGGACTACGGTCTGGTTGCGCTGGCGATGACCCGGCTGGGTGCGCCCATGGCCTGTCTGTCTGTCTTCCTGCTGTGGGTGACGATCGGCGATGGCTTGCACGTCGACCGCCAGACCCTGCACATGGCCATGGCCATGGCAGCACCTAGCGTCGGCATGACCCTGGCCGACAGTGCCGATTGCCAACAGCAGCTCGGGCTTGCGATCGCACTGTTGAGTGCGCTGATCGTCATTCCCATGTCATTGTTGCGCCTGCTAAGCGAACAGGCCAACGCTCCTGCCGCGCCGCATCCCGTCGGGGGCGATGACGCTGCGTCAGCGCACGGCCGAAATCCCTCATCCAGCGACGCGACCGCGCGTCTGAGGCGCCTATGAAGTCTCCATTGCCACGGTTAAAGCGGCGCCTCTCGGGGCGGGCGGATACGGAACACGCGCAAAATCTGATCCGTATCATCATCACCACATTGTTTATTTCCTACCTAGGCTGGCGCTATCAGCACACCCATGGCGACACGCTGATGGCCACCTGGTTCATTCTGGTCGGTGAGCTGCTGGTGTCGCTGGGCCTGATGGTGGCAATTTTGGTACGGCCGCAGGTGTCGCATGTGCGGCGACTGATCGGCATGCTGCTGGATTACACCTGCACCGGCGCGATCATGGCTATCCAGGGCGAACCGGCGTCGCCGCTGTATGCGGTCTGCATGTGGGTGACTATCGGTAACGGGCTGCGTTACGGCAGCAACTACCTGCGTGCCGCCACTGCCATGGGCAGCCTGTGTTTCCTCAGCGCCATCCTGATTTCGCCCTATTGGAAGGCCAATCCCTACTTGAGTTGGGGCTTGTGGCTGGGCCTGATCGCAGTGCCGCTCTACTTCGATTCGTTGCTACGCGCAATGACGCGCGCGGTGCGCGAGGCGCGGCATGCCAACCAGGCCAAGAGTCGCTTCCTGGCCAATATGAGTCATGAGTTCCGCACGCCGCTCAACGGTCTGTCGGGCATGACCGAAGTATTGGCGACCACGCGTCTGGACGCGGAGCAGAGGGAGTGCCTCAACACCATCCAGGCTTCTTCGCGCACGCTGCTGTCGCTGGTCGAAGAGGTGCTGGACATTTCGGCGATTGAGGCCGGCAAGATCCGCATCGAGCATCGCGACTTCTCGCTGTGCGAGCTGATCGACTCGGTCAACA contains:
- the recJ gene encoding single-stranded-DNA-specific exonuclease RecJ, translated to MTSSPRIVRRPSGQAGSWPDAMLPLLRRIYAARGVTDAQGAQPRLGQLLSPDLLHNSGVAANLLADAIAQQRRILIVGDFDCDGATACAVGVRGLRMLGAPDVHHAVPNRMVHGYGLSPALVDELAALQPDVLVTVDHGIACHAGVAAAKARGWAVLVTDHHLPGKVLPPADAIVDPNLADDPFPSKSLAGVGVIFYVLLALRGVLRTRGAFAGRTEPDLSVLLDLVAVGTVADLVPLDTNNRALVSAGLRRLREGKGCIGLRALIDASGRDVARLCASDIGFALGPRLNAAGRLEDMALGIELLLSDDWSQARAIAGTLEEINAERRAVQQLMTDDAEQAVTKVMLDAHGELPIAACLFDAEWHPGVIGLVASKLKDRLHRPVIALAPAEPGSSQLRGSARSIPGLHIRDVLAAVDARHPGVIQKFGGHAMAAGLNLDHAALATFEQAFRSQVQTMVDASLLHAELHSDGELAAHELDHVHAEALRVAGPWGQGFPEPLFDGHFEVLQCRVLKERHLKLTLRCPGRAEPLNAIHFNGWRGSEPGRMVRLAYRLVSDDYRGGTAVQLIVEHCEPAMASA
- the prfB gene encoding peptide chain release factor 2 (programmed frameshift) gives rise to the protein MIETNLIRQRITDLSDRVLSLRGYLDYDVKKERLEEVGRELESPEVWNDAERAQALGRERSMLEKTVIGIADALAGLADAGDLLELAESEQDEDTAVAVIADLDAYQAHVEKLEFQRMFSGQMDGANAFVDIQAGAGGTEAQDWAEILLRMYLRWAESRGWKTELMEVSGGDVAGIKSATIRVEGEFAYGWLKTEIGVHRLVRKSPFDSDNRRHTSFTSVFVSPEVDDNIKIDINPADLRTDVYRSSGAGGQHVNKTESAVRITHIPTNTVVACQTGRSQHQNRDNAMKMLAAKLYELEVQKRNVERDALEATKSDIGWGSQIRNYVLDQSRIKDLRTGVERSDTQKVLDGDLDEFVEASLKAGLAAGSKRLDA
- the lysS gene encoding lysine--tRNA ligase, whose product is MTEQTPATQIPADENSLIAERRAKLGALRGLGIAYPNDFVREHFAGDLQTEFADTETWTPEALEASGRTVKMAGRLMAKRVMGKASFAQIQDESGRVQLFLQGNVLGDAYVAFKGWDVGDIVAVEGGLTRTKTGELSVKATALRLLTKSLRPLPDKWHGLSDVEQRYRQRYVDLIVTPEAREVFIKRSKIIRAIRAWLDARRFLEVETPMMHYIPGGATAKPFTTHHNALDLDLYLRVAPELYLKRLVVGGLERVYEINRNFRNEGVSTRHNPEFTMLELYEAYATYYEIMALTEQMIRDTAQSVLGTTQVSWDGADIDLAPAFRRWRMDEAVRHHNPEISAADCTDREALLRHCERLKIRVKPSYGWGKLLLEIFEATVEHTLVQPTFITDHPIEVSPLARSSDTEPGYTDRFELFINGKELANGFSELNDPEDQAARFQAQVQAKDGGDDEAMHYDADYIRALEYGMAPTGGLGIGIDRLVMLLTGSTSIRDVLLFPYMRPEA
- a CDS encoding HD-GYP domain-containing protein codes for the protein MQDVLGTPGGVSSTDTWESWSEKADLGLNIVIVDDQMSARTMLRHVIEDIAPELKVYDFGDPLDALAWCEAGRVDLLLLDYRMPGMDGLEFARRLRRLPSHRDIPIILITIVGDEPVRQAALEAGVIDFLVKPIRPRELRARCSNLLQLRQQSESVKQRALSLEQRLLASMNEVEERERETLSRLARAIEYRDSGTNAFLERMSHVAGLIAEQLGLPEEEVRIIEMAAPLHDMGKIAIPDSVLLKPGKLTEDEMSIMKRHPRIGYELLSGSQNRFIQVGALIALRHHERYDGTGYPDGLFGEAIPLEARIVAVADVFDALLSQRPYKEAWTMDAALAYLYAQRGRLFDPRCVDALLRGRAQLDQICGEFSTASARPGV
- a CDS encoding RpfH protein; this translates as MHQLFWLIAIGKKVALLIVVWSVAMPKKLYLRRTLGMQSDYGLVALAMTRLGAPMACLSVFLLWVTIGDGLHVDRQTLHMAMAMAAPSVGMTLADSADCQQQLGLAIALLSALIVIPMSLLRLLSEQANAPAAPHPVGGDDAASAHGRNPSSSDATARLRRL